The genomic window GTGGTGCTGCGCTTCGTGGAAGACCTGACCTACGACGAAATTGCCCGCCTTCAGGGCGTCGCCACCGGCACCGCCAAGAGCCGCGTCTTCCGCGCCAAAGAGCAACTCGCTGAGCTGCTGGCCGACGTGTCGGACGTGCATTGAGAGGGCTGAGGGGAGAAGAAAGCCTCCACCGAAAGTTGGTTTCCAGACGCTGATGACGGTTCCAGAATGAGAGTGTGCCTTGTTTCCACCGCTTCTGGCTGACCACGCTGCTGCCGCTGGCCGCCGCCTTGCCCCTTCTAATGAATGTGACCTGACATCAGCGCGTTTCTGGTCTGCCTCTCGGTGAAGACGTGCAGCAGGCGAACGGCTTTCCCTGGCCAGCACTCACCGATTCGCTCATCAGCAGCACGACGCCGCACATTTTTGTCCTGCCGCTGCTGCTGAATTGGGCCTTTGCACTGCTGTGGCTGACCGCCGCCGGGCGCTGGCTGTGGCCCCGCCTGAAGCCCGATAAGCTGAAGCTCTTGTACTGCCTGACCTGGCTTTTGCTGCTGCCGACGCTGCTGATGAACGGGGTCACTTTTGGACTGGCACGCTGGAGTTGGGTTTCACCCTTGCCAGTGTTGGAAACGGTGGGGGTGCGGCTCCACTTCGGGTTCTGGTAAAGAGAAAGGGCAGAGAGCACCCGGCCCCCTGCCCTTCGCCCACTCCTTGCCTCAGCGCGGGAGTACGCTCTCGCCCATCAGGAACTGGTCCACCGCCCGCGCCGCTTGCCGACCCTCGCGGATGGCCCACACGACGAGGCTCTGCCCGCGCCGCATGTCGCCCGCCGCGAAGACGCCGGGAACGCTGGTCAGGTAGCCGCCGTGCTCCTCGGTGCCCGCCAGCACGTTGCCGCGCGGGTCTTTGTCCACGCCAAACGCGTCGAGCACGCTCTGCATCGGGTTGGTAAAGCCCATCGCCAGCAGCACCAGGTCAGCCTTGTGGGTTTCCTCGGAGCCGGGGATTTCCTCCAGCTTGCCGTCCTTCATTTCCACCCGCACGGTCCTCACGCCCGTGACCTTGCCGCCCTTGCCGATAAATTCCTTGGTGGCGATGGCGAACTCGCGCACGGCGCCTTCCTCGTGGCTGGTGCTGGTGCGGAGTTTCATCGGCCAGTAGGGCCACGTGAGTGGCTTGTTTTCCTGCTCGGGAGGCTGCGGCATCACTTCGAACTGCGTGACGCCCGCCGCGCCGTGGCGGTTGCTGGTGCCCACGCAGTCGCTGCCGGTGTCGCCGCCGCCGATGACGACCACGTGCTTGCCGTCGGCGCGAATCTGGCCCTTGAACTTGTCGCCCGCGTTCACCCGGTTTTGCTGCGGCAGGAACTCCATCGCGTAGTGGATGCCGTTCAGCTCACGGCCCGGTGCCGGCAGGTCACGCGGCGTTTCGCTGCCGCCCGCGAGGACCACCGCGTCGAACTGTTCGCGCAGCTCGGCGGGCGTCACGCGCTCTTTGCTGAGGTTGGTGATCTTGCTGTTCTCGTCCCAGTCGCCCACCAGGACGCCGGTGCGGAAGGTGACGCCCTCGGCCTGCATCTGCTCTATGCGGCGGTCGATGTGCGACTTGTCGAGCTTGAAGTCGGGAATGCCGTAACGCACCAGCCCGCCCACTCGGTCGTTCTTCTCGAACACCGTCACGTCGTGCCCGGCGCGGGCGAGTTGCTGCGCGGCGGCCAGCCCAGCAGGGCCGGAGCCCACCACGGCGACTTTCTTGCCGGTCTTGACTTCGGCGGGCGTAGGTCTAACCCAGCCTTCCTGCCAGCCGCGCTCGATAATGGCGAGTTCGATGGACTTGATGCCCACCGGGTCCTCGCTGATGTTCAGCGTGCAGGCGGCCTCGCACGGGGCGGGGCAGATACGCCCGGTGAACTCGGGGAAGTTGTTGGTGGCGTGCAGCACGTCGAGCGCCGCTTTCCAGTCGTCCTCGAACACCAGGTTGTTGAAGTCGGGGATGATGTTGTTGACCGGGCAGCCGTTGTTACAGAACGGAATCCCGCAGTCCATACAGCGCGTCGCTTGCAGGCGGGCCGAGGCCGAATCGAGCGGCAGCATGAATTCGTGGTAGTGCTTGAGCCGGGCGTCAATCGGCGCGTACTGCTCCTTGACGCGGGGTTGTTCTAGAAAGCCGGTGATTTTGGACATGGGTGTCTCCGTTGGAGAGGGCTTTTCTGACCCTCTACCGGGGGGAGAGGGTCGTCGCGCAGCGACAGGAGTGAGGGGTCTTTGGCCTTACTTCGTCAGCGTCCCCTTGCCGCCGAACTTGTTGTCGGGCTGGCCGGTCTGCATCCGGGTGGTGTCGGCGGCCTGCACGGTGCCCTCGTCCGCCTGCGTGCGCTCCCGCAGGGCGCGGGCGTACTCGTGCGGCATGACCTTGACGAACTTCTTCAGGGCGCTGTCCCAGTCGTCGAGCAGCTCACTGGCGCGGCTTGAGCCGGTCCAGCGGTGGTGGTTTTCAATCAGTTCGCGCAGTTGCGCCTCGTCGGACTTGCCGTTGTGCAGCTGATGAGGCACGGCGCTCTGCAACTGCTCGTCTTCGGGCTGCACGCGCTCCAGGCCCACCATGCTGAGGTTGCAGCGTTTCTCGAACTGGCCGTCCACGTCGTAGACGTAGGCGACGCCGCCGCTCATACCCGCCGCGAAGTTGCGCCCGGTCTGCCCGAGCACGACCACCGTGCCGCCGGTCATGTATTCGCAGCCGTGGTCGCCGGTACCTTCGACAACCGCCGAGGCGCCCGAGAGCCGCACCGCGAAGCGTTCTCCCGCCACGCCCCGGAAGTACGCCTCACCGCTCGTCGCGCCGTAAAGCGCCGTGTTGCCGATGATGATGTTGTTTTCGGCCTTGCCCCGGAATTCGATGGAGGGGCGGACCACCACGCGGCCCCCGCTGAGGCCCTTGCCGGTGTAGTCGTTGGCGTCGCCGATCAGGTACAGGGTCAGGCCCTGGGCGAGGAACGCACCGAAGCTCTGGCCGCCAGTGCCTTCCATCTGGATAAACACCGTCTGGTCGGGCAGGCCGCCGGGGCGCGCGCGGACGAGTTCGCCCGAGAGCATGGCCCCCACCGAACGGTTGACGTTGCGGGCGTCCTGCAGGAAGTGGACGCGCTCGCCATGTTCGATGGCGGGGCGGCACTTCTCGATCAGCTTGAGGTCGAGCGCCTTGTCGAGTTCGTGGTCCTGCCCAGTCAGGTGCCGGGTACCGACTTCGGCGGGCATCTCGGGCTTGTAGAACACCCGCGAGAAGTCCAGCCCCTGCGCCTTCCAGTGGTCGATGCCCGCCCGCATGTCGAGCAGGTCGGAGCGGCCAATCAGGTCGTCGAAGCTGCGGACGCCGAGGCTCGCCATGAGTTGGCGCACCTCCTCGGCCACGAAGAAGAAGTAGTTGATGACGTGTTCGGGCTTGCCCTGGAACCGGGCCCGCAGCACCGGGTCCTGCGTCGCCACGCCCACCGGGCAGGTGTTGAGGTGACACTTGCGCATCATGATGCAGCCCTCGGCGACGAGCGGCGCGGTCGCAAAGCCGAACTCGTCGGCGCCGAGCAGCGCGGCAATCACCACGTCGCGCCCGGTCTTGAGCTGCCCGTCGGTCTGCACGCGCACACGGTCACGCAACCTATTGAGCACCAGCGTCTGCTGCGTTTCGGCCAGCCCCAGTTCCCAGGGCGTCCCGGCGTGCTTGATGGAACTCCAGGGGCTCGCCCCGGTGCCGCCGTCGTGCCCGGCGATGACGATGTGGTCGGCCTTCGCCTTCGCCACGCCCGCCGCGATGGTGCCCACGCCCACTTCCGACACCAGCTTCACCGAGATGTCGGCGCGCGGGTTGACATTCTTGAGGTCGTGGATGAGCTGCTTGAGGTCTTCGATGGAGTAGATGTCGTGGTGCGGGGGCGGCGAAATCAATCCCACGCCGGGCACCGAGTGGCGCAGGAAGCCGATGTACTCGCTCACCTTGCCGCCGGGGAGCTGGCCGCCCTCGCCGGGTTTGGCGCCCTGCGCCATCTTGATCTGAATCTGGTCGGCGGAGGAAAGGTAGCCCGCCGTCACCCCGAAGCGGCCCGAGGCCACCTGCTTGATCTTGGAGCGCAGGCTGTCGCCGGGTTGCAGCGGGTAGTCCACCTCGACTCGGCTGCCGCCCAAGACGCTCGCCAGGGTTTCGCCCTCGTTGAACTGTTCGCCGCGCAGTTCGCGCTCGTAGCGGGCGGGGTCTTCGCCGCCTTCGCCGGTGTTGCTCTTGCCGCCGATGCGGTTCATGGCGACGGCGAGGGTGGCGTGGGCCTCGGTGGAGATGGAGCCGAGGCTCATCGCGCCGGTGGCGAAGCGCTTGACGATTTCGGAAGCGGGTTCGACCTCTTCCAGCGGCACGGCGTTGCGGCCTTCGGTCTTGAAATCGAACAGTCCGCGCAGCGTCATGTGGCGGCGGCTCTGGTCGTTGATGATGCGGGCGTATTCGGCGTAGGTGCCGGCGTGACCGCTGCGCACCGAGTGCTGCAACTTTGCCACCGCGTCGGGCGTCCACATGTGCTCTTCGCCCTGCGCGCGCCAGGCGTATTCGCCGCCCGCGTTGAGGTTCTTCTCCATCAAGGGATCGCCGCTGAAGGCCGCGTGGTGGGTGCGAATGGCTTCTTCGGCCACCTCGAAAATGC from Deinococcus radiodurans R1 = ATCC 13939 = DSM 20539 includes these protein-coding regions:
- a CDS encoding glutamate synthase subunit beta; translated protein: MSKITGFLEQPRVKEQYAPIDARLKHYHEFMLPLDSASARLQATRCMDCGIPFCNNGCPVNNIIPDFNNLVFEDDWKAALDVLHATNNFPEFTGRICPAPCEAACTLNISEDPVGIKSIELAIIERGWQEGWVRPTPAEVKTGKKVAVVGSGPAGLAAAQQLARAGHDVTVFEKNDRVGGLVRYGIPDFKLDKSHIDRRIEQMQAEGVTFRTGVLVGDWDENSKITNLSKERVTPAELREQFDAVVLAGGSETPRDLPAPGRELNGIHYAMEFLPQQNRVNAGDKFKGQIRADGKHVVVIGGGDTGSDCVGTSNRHGAAGVTQFEVMPQPPEQENKPLTWPYWPMKLRTSTSHEEGAVREFAIATKEFIGKGGKVTGVRTVRVEMKDGKLEEIPGSEETHKADLVLLAMGFTNPMQSVLDAFGVDKDPRGNVLAGTEEHGGYLTSVPGVFAAGDMRRGQSLVVWAIREGRQAARAVDQFLMGESVLPR
- a CDS encoding glutamate synthase-related protein — encoded protein: MEKHDQRETPAAGPQTGPQQPATAQEVRRATERGLYANAEHDACGVGMVAHIGGQKSHHIIAQGLKILENLDHRGAVGADPLMGDGAGILLQIPDAFYRAEMSLQGVTLPPPGDYGVGMIFLPKEIASRRACEQELERAVIAEGQVVLGWRDVPINHAMPMSPAVKEKEPVIRQIFIGAGPDTLVPDALERKLYVIRRRASNAILGLNFTHGQEYYVPSMSCRTIIYKGLLLADQVGEYYRDLQQPEVVSALAVVHQRFSTNTFPEWRLAHPYRMVAHNGEINTVKGNFNWMRAREGILSSPVFGDDLGKLYPISYEGESDTATFDNAIELLTLAGYPMAQAAMMMIPEAWEQNALLDDRRRAFYEYHASMMEPWDGPAAMVFTDGRQVGAMLDRNGLRPARYLQTRDGLVVLASESGVLPIPESQIVKKWRLQPGKMFMIDLEQGRIVEDDELKLQFAQAKPYRQWVENTRLRLDDSEETGTVDEFAEPLLKRQQAFGYTQEDLKFLMGPMAKNGEEGIGSMGNDSPLAVLSHRSKPLYNYFRQLFAQVTNPPIDPIRESVVMSLRSFVGPRPNLLDINAVNPAMRLEVEQPILDFDDMARVRNIEAHTRGKFKAFDLDITYPAEWGARGIEAKLATINAWAVDAIESGHNIIILTDKRVDRSRAAIPALLALSSVHHHLVKKGLRMRTGLVVETGDAREVHHFAALAGYGAEAIHPYLALETITDLHTPIPGMPDLTEVTPEKAIYNYVKAIGKGLSKIMSKMGVSTYLSYCGAQLFEAVGLQADFVQKYFYGTASQVGGIGIFEVAEEAIRTHHAAFSGDPLMEKNLNAGGEYAWRAQGEEHMWTPDAVAKLQHSVRSGHAGTYAEYARIINDQSRRHMTLRGLFDFKTEGRNAVPLEEVEPASEIVKRFATGAMSLGSISTEAHATLAVAMNRIGGKSNTGEGGEDPARYERELRGEQFNEGETLASVLGGSRVEVDYPLQPGDSLRSKIKQVASGRFGVTAGYLSSADQIQIKMAQGAKPGEGGQLPGGKVSEYIGFLRHSVPGVGLISPPPHHDIYSIEDLKQLIHDLKNVNPRADISVKLVSEVGVGTIAAGVAKAKADHIVIAGHDGGTGASPWSSIKHAGTPWELGLAETQQTLVLNRLRDRVRVQTDGQLKTGRDVVIAALLGADEFGFATAPLVAEGCIMMRKCHLNTCPVGVATQDPVLRARFQGKPEHVINYFFFVAEEVRQLMASLGVRSFDDLIGRSDLLDMRAGIDHWKAQGLDFSRVFYKPEMPAEVGTRHLTGQDHELDKALDLKLIEKCRPAIEHGERVHFLQDARNVNRSVGAMLSGELVRARPGGLPDQTVFIQMEGTGGQSFGAFLAQGLTLYLIGDANDYTGKGLSGGRVVVRPSIEFRGKAENNIIIGNTALYGATSGEAYFRGVAGERFAVRLSGASAVVEGTGDHGCEYMTGGTVVVLGQTGRNFAAGMSGGVAYVYDVDGQFEKRCNLSMVGLERVQPEDEQLQSAVPHQLHNGKSDEAQLRELIENHHRWTGSSRASELLDDWDSALKKFVKVMPHEYARALRERTQADEGTVQAADTTRMQTGQPDNKFGGKGTLTK